In Mycobacterium sp. Aquia_213, the sequence TTTCCCGGATCCAGAACACGCCGGTGCGGGCGCGGGCGAGCTCGTCTACCGCGGCGCGTACTTCGTCGGCGATCTCCGGAGTATCGGGAGCGCCGGCGCACAAGACCAATTGCACGTCCGGGCTGAAGTGGTGCGCGGCAGCGACCAGGTGACCGACGCCCTTCTGCCGGGTGATCCGCCCGACGAATGCCACCATCGGCCGGTTCGGATCGACGCCGAGCTCGGCCAGCACCGACCCGGAGTCCACCGGCCCGGCCGGATGCCATACGTCGGTATCGACCCCATTGCGGATGACGTGCACCTGGCTGGGATCCAGCGTGGGGTAGACACGCAGCACGTCTTCGCGCATCCCGGCGCTCACCGCGATCACGGCATCGGCTGCCAGTATCGCGGTGCGCTCCACCCACGTCGAGACCCGGTAGCCGCCGCCGAGTTGTTCGGCCTTCCACGGCCGCAGCGGTTCCAGTGAGTGGGCGGTCAGAATGTGGGGGATGTCGTAGAGCAACGCGGTCAGGTGCCCGGCCATGCCGGTGTACCAGGTGTGCGAATGCACGACCGTCGCCTCGGCTGCGGCGTTGGCCATCACCAGATCCGTGGACAGCGTGGACAACGCGGCGTTGGCATTCTGGATCCGTGGGTCGGGCTGATGCGCGATAGCACCCGGGCGTGGTGCGCCCATGCAGTGCACGTCGACCGTGCACAGTCGGCGCAGTTGGGCGACGAGCTCGGTGACGTGTACGCCGGCTCCCCCGTAGACGTCTGGTGGGTACTCCCGAGTCATCATCGCCACCCGCATACACCGCACCGTAGTTTGCTTGCGACGCCGCTCGCGAGTCGGATGGAAAAGCCGCTGGTGAATTCCGCGGCGACGCCGCCGCGCGCCGGGCGGCACAATGGATTACGGTGAGCGGCGCGTCAAGTTTGCCAAATACCTTGACGGACAGCCCGTCAGAACGGCGGCCGGGGGGATTCCCCCTGGCAGCGGTTTGCGGCGGCCGATAGGTTTGGAGCCATGAGGGAAGCACCACACGTGCTGGGCATCGTCCTGGCCGGCGGTGAGGGCAAGCGGCTGTATCCGCTCACCGCGGACCGGGCCAAGCCCGCAGTTCCCTTCGGGGGCGCCTATCGCCTGATCGACTTCGTGCTTTCCAACCTCGTCAATGCGCGTTATCTGAGGATCTGCGTTCTCACGCAATACAAGTCGCATTCACTTGACCGACACATTTCGCAGAACTGGCGGTTGTCCGGTCTCGCCGGCGAGTACATCACCCCGGTGCCGGCGCAGCAGCGCCTGGGCCCGCGCTGGTACACCGGCTCCGCCGACGCGATCTATCAATCCCTGAACCTGATCTATGACGAAGACCCCGACTACATAGTGGTTTTCGGCGCCGACCACGTGTACCGGATGGACCCCGAGCAGATGGTCCACTTCCACATCAACAGCGGGGCCGGCGCCACCGTCGCGGGCATCCGGGTGCCGCGCACCGAGGCCTCGGCGTTCGGTTGCATCGACTCCGACGACTCCGGCCGGATCCGCAGTTTCGTGGAGAAGCCGCTCGAGCCGCCGGGCACCCACGATGACCCGGAGACCACGTTCGCCTCGATGGGCAATTACATCTTCACCACCAAGGTGCTCGTCGATGCGATCCGCGCCGACGCCGACGACGACCACTCCGATCACGACATGGGCGGCGACATCATCCCGCGATTGGTGAGTGACGGGATGGCCGCGGTCTACGACTTCAACGACAACGAGGTTCCCGGCGCCACCGACCGCGACCGGGCCTACTGGCGCGACGTCGGGACGCTGGACGCGTTCTACGACGCGCACATGGACCTGGTGTCGGTGCACCCCGTCTTCAACCTGTACAACCAGCGCTGGCCGATTCGCGGCGCCACGGAGAACCTGGCGCCGGCGAAGTTCGTCAACGGTGGCTCCGCCCAGGAGTCGGTGGTGGGTGCGGGCAGCATCATCTCGGCGGCGTCGGTACGCAACTCGGTGCTGTCGTCGAACGTGGTGGTCGACGACGGAGCGATCGTCGAGGGCAGCGTGATCATGCCGGGCGTCCGGGTCGGCCGCGGCGCGGTGGTCCGTCACGCGATCCTGGACAAGAACGTCGTGATCGGTCCCGGCGAAATGGTCGGGGTGGATCTGGAAAAGGACCGGGAACGCTTCGCGATCAGCGCCGGCGGCGTGGTCGCGGTGGGCAAAGGCGTCTGGGTCTAGCTGCCCGGCTACCAGACGTAGGGCAGTAGCCGATAGCGCACCTGCTGCGCGTACTCGGGGTATCCGGCCAATTCACCGATGAGCATTTTTTCCTCGTCGCGAATCCGGAACACGAGTGCCAGCAGGCTCGGAATGACGAGGCAAAGCCCCCAATACGAGCCCAGCGCCAACGGGACACCGATCATCATGATCACGCTTCCGAAATACATCGGGTGCCGGACGAGTCCGTAGACACCGCTGGAGACCAGGCGCTGGCCGCTCTCCACGGTGATGGTGGAAGCCGCGTAGCCGTTTTGCACCACGACCAGCATGCCGATCCCGAGTCCGATCAGCACCAGCACGTCACCGAGCACGCAGACCCATCCGGGTGGATGTGACCAGCCCATCCGATGATCGAAGGCGCTGACCACCAGCATCGCGACGAGTCCGGTGAACATGCCGGTCATCACGATCTTCTGCAACGGTCGGGCTTCGGCCTGGGGGCCGCCGTGCATCCGGCGTTCCAGCGCCGCGGGGTTGGTGCGGGCCAGGTAGGCGCTCGGCAAGATCGTCGCCACCATCGAGGTCGCGATAAAAACCCAAGCCTGCCAGTAGTTGAGCGTGCCGGCCGGCAGGAACAGCAGCACGCCCAGCACGGCCAATCCGAACAGCGACGATGCCGTCGCTCGAACACCGGTGTTCATGGGCGCAGATCCCGTCGCCGGAATGCCATGGCCCCCAATACGATCAGTGCGGCGTCGATGATCAGCAACCACAGCAGCGGCACGGCGGTGAAGCTGTCGCCGACCCGCGGAACGTGCGCGAAGGGCTCGAGATCAAGGACCCACTGCGGGAAGCCCGCCAACGAACCGATCAGGTACAAGGCGATGAACCCGATCAGTACGCCCCACGCCGCCGGCGTGAAACGCGGTGCGAGACCGAACAATGCGATCGTGACGGCCGACGCCAGCCAGATGGCCGGCAACTGTGCGGCAGCGGTGCCGATCACGATGGCCATCTTGCCGCCGACGTCGCCGGCCGCGACGCCGTAGAGCAGCCCGCCCGCCGCCCCGGCGGCCAGCATCGCCACCGCCGACCCGAGCAGAGCGGCCACTAAATGGCTTGCCAGCCAACGATTTCGGGAAACCGCCCCGGCCAGCACCGTTTCCGCGCGCAGACCGGATTCTTCCTGGTGCGGTCGCAGGGTGAGCGAGACGGCAAACGCGGATGCCACCATGCCCATCATGTTGAACGCCACCGCGATGAAGGCCTCCTCCAGCACGGAGGTACCGCCCATCCGCGTGACGATGTCGCGTGCCACGCCGCCGCTGATTTCGTCGCCGATGCCATGCGCCACGCTGCCCATCACCAGGCCGTACAGGCACAGGCCCACCGTCCACAGCAGCAGCGCGCCGCGGTCCAGCCGCCACGCCAGCCCGAACACGTTGCTCAACGCTCGCGCGGCGCCGGCCGGCCCGGCTCGCTCGGCGACGAGTCCCGCGCCGACGTCGCGGCCGGCCAGCAGCCGATACGCCACGGCGGCCAGCACGGTCGCAGTGACCAGATGCAGCAGCAGCACCCACCAGTGATCGCCCGCGTAGGGCCGCACCTGCAGCGACCAGCCCAGCGGCGAGAACGACGACAGCGTGCCGGAGCTGGCATCGCCGATCGCGCGCAGCGTGAACGCGGCTCCCAGCACCGCGAAGGCGGCACCGCGAGCGAATCGTGCGCTCGCCGACAGCTGCGCGGTCACCGCGGCCACCGCCGTGAACACCACGCCGGAACCGGCCAGCGCGGCACCGAATGCCAGCGATCCGCCCGCCGGGACGTTGGTGGAGAGCAATCCCGCCGCGCCGATCGCGCCGGTCGCGATCGAGGCCCCGAACGACAGGATCAGCGCCGCGGTCAGGCTCGCGTACCGTCCCACCCCGGTCGAGTCCACCAGTTCGGTCCGGCCGCTTTCCTCGTCGGCGCGGGTGTGCCGGATCACCGTCAAAATGACGGCGACGGCGATCAGCACGTGGAACATCCCGGCCTTCCAAAGGCCCACCGCGCCAAGGCTGTCGTTGTAGACCTGCCCATAGAGGGCGCGCTGTGCCGGGCTGGCCATGATGGTCGCCGCGAATCCGGCGCGGGCGGCCTGGGTGGCATAGACCTTCTCGATACTTCCGATGTAGACCGTCGCCAACGGGAGCGATAGCAGCAGAACCCACAACGGCATCGAGATCCGGTCGCGGCGCAGATAGAGGCGCAGCATGCTCAGCGTTCCGGTGAAATTCGAACCTCGGTGCGGGGCAAAGCGTCCCGGGCGTTCCAGGGTTGCGGTGCTCATTATGCCGAGACCTTCTTGTCGCTGCGTCCGGTGTCGTAGTGGCGCAGGAAGAGCTCCTCGAGCGTCGGTGGCTGGCTGACCAGGCTGCGCACCCCGGCGTCGCCCAGCACCCGGATGAGTTCGCCGAGGCTGTTGCTGTCGACCTGCGCACGCAGCGTGTTGCCGACGACGCTGATGTCCTCGACTCCCTTGATTCGGGTGAGATCGCCCGGATCGCCGATCATTTCGGCCTTGATGGAGGTACGGCTGAGATGCCGCATCGAGTCCAGCGAACCGCTCTCGATGGTCTGGCCGGCCCGGATGATGGTCACCGTTTGGCACAGGGCTTCCGTTTCGGCCAGGATGTGGCTGGACAGCAACACCGTCACGCCACGGTCGCGCGCCTCGGCGACGCACTGCTGAAAGATGTTCTCCATCAACGGGTCAAGGCCGCTGCTGGGCTCGTCCAACAGCAGCAGGCTGGCCCGCGACGAAAAGGCCGAAATCAGGGAGACCTTTTGGCGGTTGCCCTTGGAGTAGGTGCGCGACTTCTTGGTCGGGTCGAGGTCGAAGCGTTCGATCAGTTCCCGGCGCCGGACATCGTCGATGCCGCCGCGCATGCGGGCCAACATATCGATGGTCTCGCCACCGGTCAGCGACGGCCAGAGGGTGACATCACCTGGCACATAGGCGATTTGACGGTGCAATTCGACCGCGTCGGTCCACGGGTCACCGCCCAGCAGTCGCACGCTTCCGCCGTCGGCCTTCACCAGGCCCAACAGGATGCGGATGGTGGTGGACTTGCCGGCGCCGTTGGGGCCGAGAAAGCCGTGCACCTCACCTTGACGCACCGTGAGGTCGAGGCCGTCGAGCGCCCGCACCGCACCGAAGTTCTTGGTGAGGTTGCGGATTTCGATGGGCGCGATATCAGCTGGCATGGGACCCTCCTTGATCTTCTGCGGCCAGGAACGCGTCGTACATGGTGCGGTCTGCCATCAATCCGTCGGTGTAGATCTCCAGCGCGGGCAGCACCATATCGCGGGCGTAGTCGCGAAGGACTGCCCGCAAATCTGTTGGGGTTGGATGCATTTGGATATAGAGCAGCAGACCGCCGCCCGAGGTGATGGCCAGAAATTTAGCCCTGGCGTGCGGATCGCGGCTGGGCTTGATCGTCCCGGCCCGCACTCCGTCGGCGAAGTAATCCTCGGCATTGTCAATCATTCGCTGCCACAACATCATCGCCAGCTCACCGCCGGTCTGCAGGCTGCGCACCACGTAGCCCGTCAGCGCCGCGTAGGACTCGATCTCTGCCATCTGCGCCAGCCAACTGGCCGGATCGTTGGACGTGAGCGCCTCGGACTTGCTGTCGTGGATCTCTTCGGCGACGTAGTCGTCGCACGCCTTGCGCAGGCCTTCTTTCGACCCGAAGTGATGAATGACCAGTGCAGCGCTCACGCCGGCGGCCTCGGCGATGGTGCGCAGCCCGACGGCGAAGCCGTGCTGAGCGAATTGCTCGATCGCCGCATCGCGTATCCGAGCGGCGGCGGTCAGGTCGGCTGAACGCATGTTCAGTACGCTAAACGCTCGTTCAGTCGAAGGTCAAGGGGGCGCGCGTAAGGGATGCGTAAAAGAAATCGACCCGATGCCGGCTGGGCGTGCAGTGCGAGGTGCGCCGGGCCCGGTCGGCTAGTCGCGGACCGCGGCCAGGACGCCGTCACCGAGCGGCACCAGCGCGGGCGTCAGCCGCTCGTCCTCGGCGATCAACCGGGCGGCCTCCCGGACCGCGACCACCTCGGCGTCGCGCGCCGCGGGATCGCCGGCCCGCCCGCCCAGCGCGGAGCCATGCACGACGATGATGCCGCCGGATCTCAGCAGCCGCACGCCCTCGACGACGTAATCGGGCTGGTCGATCGCGTCGGCGTCGACGAACACCAGGTCATAGGACTCGTCGGCGAGCCGGGTGAGGACCTCTTGGGCGCGGCCGCTGATCAGCCTGGTGCGCGACGGGCCGATGCCGGCTTCGGAGAAGGCCTGCTTGGCCAGCCGCAAATACTCGGGCTCGATATCGATCGTGGTCAGCACACCGTCGTCGCTCATCCCCGACAGCAACCAGAGTCCGCTGACCCCGGCGCCGGTTCCCACTTCCGCGACCGCCTTGCCGCCGCTGAGCTTGGTCAGCAGGCTCAGCAGCGCGCCGACCGCGGGCGTCACCGCCCGGGCGCCGATGTCGACCGAACGTTCGCGGGCGCCTGCCAGAATCGCGTCCTCCGATATCGACCCCTCCGCATGCGCGGAGAGCGATTCGGCCCGACTGGGGGCGGCCTGGCCGGGGGTTTCTTCGTCGGTGCCGTCCATGCCCGCAGCGTATTCCATGGGCGCGCGCCATTCGTCAGGCGCGCGGAGAATCCGACCGTTCCGACACGCCCGACGACCCGGGCGCGGCGTAAGTCACTCCACTCCGGATATGCCCTGCTTACGCCAGGTAACGATAAGGTTTCTCAGGCAAACCTCAGACTGCTCCTATACCCCGCATACGCCGATACGCGACGGTGTCGGTATGGAACGTGGAGGACGTTGGGCGGGGAATACAGATTGGCAACTTCGTGTTGCCGCGGAAGACGAACTGCCGTCACTCGGCAGGGCAAATTATTCGGAGGATTCGATAAACACCACTCTCTTAAGCCCGAGCACCATGCCGCACGCCCAGGAATGCCCGGACGACGAATGGGTCGAACCGGCCGAGGGGTTGCAGGGCACGGCGGTGTTCGACGCGACCGGGGACAAGACGACGATGCCGTCGTGGGACGACTTGGTGCGCCAGCACGCCGACCGGGTGTACCGGCTGGCCTACCGGCTGTCGGGCAACCAGCAGGATGCCGAGGACTTGACCCAGGAGACATTCATCCGGGTTTTCCGCTCGGTGCAGAACTATCAGCCCGGAACCTTCGAGGGCTGGCTGCACCGCATCACCACGAATTTGTTCCTTGACATGGTGCGCCGGCGCGCCCGCATCCGGATGGAAGCGTTGCCGGAGGACTACGACCGGGTCCCGGCCGACGAGCCCAACCCCGAAGAGATCTATCACGATGCCCACCTGGGCCCCGACCTGCAGGCCGCGCTGGATTCGCTGCCGCCGGAGTTTCGTGCCGCGGTGGTGCTGTGCGACATCGAAGGCCTGTCCTATGAGGAGATCGGCGCCACCCTGGGCGTCAAGCTGGGCACCGTCCGCAGCCGCATCCACCGCGGACGTCAGGCTTTGCGCGACTACTTGGCCGCGCATTCCGAGCCGGAAACCCACGCCAAATCGGCTTAGGCCGGTTATCCGCACCGCCCGCGGGCCCGATTATCATGCGATTTCGCGAGATCCATAGCGGTGCTGGGCACCTTGTCGCGCTACATTCGAGGGGTACGTGGCAGCGAAAGGAGCTGGTGATGGCCGACCGGGGACATGTTTTCCGCCGCGCGTTCTCCTGGCTCCCCGCACAGTTCGCCTCCCAGAGTGATGCGCCGGTCGGCGCGCCGCGCCAATTCGGCTCGACCGAGCATCTGTCCGTCGAAGCGATCGCCGCGTTTGTCGACGGTGAGCTGCGGATGAACGCCCACTTGCGGGCGGCCCATCACCTCTCGCTGTGCCCGCAATGCGCGGCCGAAGTCGACGATCAGGGCCGGGCGCGTGCGGCGCTGCGCGACTCCCACCCGATCCGCATCCCCAGCACCCTGCTCGGGATGCTGTCGGAGATCCCGCACTATCCGCCCGACGACACGCCATCGCAGGCGGCCGACCGTTTCGCTGATCGCGATGTGCGCGACCAGCGTAAGCGCCGGTAGCACTCGGGTTGCCCCAGCTCGTGGGTTCATGCCGACCGGTTAGCCACCGTGGATACTAGGGTGGACACGGACAATTCTGTGCCTGGTGCTCGCCCTGGACAGGGTCGGCGTGCGAGGCCCGTTTCGAGCACTCAAGTAGAGGATTCATGACCTCCGACCAAGGCAACGACGGCGGCGACAACGGAGCCAACCGCCTGGCGCCGCGCCCCATTTCCCGGCCACCGGTCGACCCTGCATCGCGTCAGGCCTTCGGTCGCCCCGATGGGCTGCAGGGATCCTTCGTCGCGGAGCGAGTGCGCCCGTCGAAGTACCGGGAAGAAGGCGAGTTCAGTCCGCACGATCAACGCCGCGACCCGGTGTTGCAGGAGGCCTTCAGCAAGCCGGTCGGCGGCACCGAGACATTGCAGCGCCACCCCGTCGACGCCAGCGCGCTGGCGGCCGAGCAGAACGGTTTCGACGAGGACGAGTCGGACGATCCGTGGCGGGATCCGGGCGCCGCGGCGGCGCTGGGAACCCCGGCCGTCGCCCAGACCGCCGCGCATACGCCGTCGGGCTACGGCGGCAAGCTTGGCGTGCGCGACGTCCTCTTCGGCAAGAAGGTGTCCTACCTCGCCCTGGCCGTCCTGTTCGTCATCGCGCTGGCCATCGGCGCCGTCGGCGGGCTGATCGGCAACAAGACGGCCGAGGTCGTCGAAGCCTTCACCACCTCCAAGGTGACGTTGTCGACGAATAACAACACCGAAGAACCGGCGGGTCGCTTCGCCAAAGTGGCGGCCGCGACCGCCAACTCGGTGGTGACCATCGAGTCCAAGAGCGAACAAGAAGGCATGCAGGGTTCCGGCGTCGTCATCGACGGCCGCGGCTACATCGTCACGAACAACCACGTGATCTCCGAGGCCGCCAACAACCCCAGCCAGTTCAAGACGACCGTGGTGTTCAACGACGGTAAGGAAGTGCCCGCCAACCTGGTCGGCCGCGACCCCAAGACCG encodes:
- a CDS encoding ABC transporter permease, with the translated sequence MSTATLERPGRFAPHRGSNFTGTLSMLRLYLRRDRISMPLWVLLLSLPLATVYIGSIEKVYATQAARAGFAATIMASPAQRALYGQVYNDSLGAVGLWKAGMFHVLIAVAVILTVIRHTRADEESGRTELVDSTGVGRYASLTAALILSFGASIATGAIGAAGLLSTNVPAGGSLAFGAALAGSGVVFTAVAAVTAQLSASARFARGAAFAVLGAAFTLRAIGDASSGTLSSFSPLGWSLQVRPYAGDHWWVLLLHLVTATVLAAVAYRLLAGRDVGAGLVAERAGPAGAARALSNVFGLAWRLDRGALLLWTVGLCLYGLVMGSVAHGIGDEISGGVARDIVTRMGGTSVLEEAFIAVAFNMMGMVASAFAVSLTLRPHQEESGLRAETVLAGAVSRNRWLASHLVAALLGSAVAMLAAGAAGGLLYGVAAGDVGGKMAIVIGTAAAQLPAIWLASAVTIALFGLAPRFTPAAWGVLIGFIALYLIGSLAGFPQWVLDLEPFAHVPRVGDSFTAVPLLWLLIIDAALIVLGAMAFRRRDLRP
- the glgC gene encoding glucose-1-phosphate adenylyltransferase; protein product: MREAPHVLGIVLAGGEGKRLYPLTADRAKPAVPFGGAYRLIDFVLSNLVNARYLRICVLTQYKSHSLDRHISQNWRLSGLAGEYITPVPAQQRLGPRWYTGSADAIYQSLNLIYDEDPDYIVVFGADHVYRMDPEQMVHFHINSGAGATVAGIRVPRTEASAFGCIDSDDSGRIRSFVEKPLEPPGTHDDPETTFASMGNYIFTTKVLVDAIRADADDDHSDHDMGGDIIPRLVSDGMAAVYDFNDNEVPGATDRDRAYWRDVGTLDAFYDAHMDLVSVHPVFNLYNQRWPIRGATENLAPAKFVNGGSAQESVVGAGSIISAASVRNSVLSSNVVVDDGAIVEGSVIMPGVRVGRGAVVRHAILDKNVVIGPGEMVGVDLEKDRERFAISAGGVVAVGKGVWV
- a CDS encoding methyltransferase family protein gives rise to the protein MNTGVRATASSLFGLAVLGVLLFLPAGTLNYWQAWVFIATSMVATILPSAYLARTNPAALERRMHGGPQAEARPLQKIVMTGMFTGLVAMLVVSAFDHRMGWSHPPGWVCVLGDVLVLIGLGIGMLVVVQNGYAASTITVESGQRLVSSGVYGLVRHPMYFGSVIMMIGVPLALGSYWGLCLVIPSLLALVFRIRDEEKMLIGELAGYPEYAQQVRYRLLPYVW
- the glgA gene encoding glycogen synthase, with amino-acid sequence MRVAMMTREYPPDVYGGAGVHVTELVAQLRRLCTVDVHCMGAPRPGAIAHQPDPRIQNANAALSTLSTDLVMANAAAEATVVHSHTWYTGMAGHLTALLYDIPHILTAHSLEPLRPWKAEQLGGGYRVSTWVERTAILAADAVIAVSAGMREDVLRVYPTLDPSQVHVIRNGVDTDVWHPAGPVDSGSVLAELGVDPNRPMVAFVGRITRQKGVGHLVAAAHHFSPDVQLVLCAGAPDTPEIADEVRAAVDELARARTGVFWIREMLPIGELREILSAATVFVCSSVYEPLGIVNLEAMACATAVVASDVGGIPEVVVDGVTGSLVHYDADDGSGYQARLAEAVNELVADPAKAERYGRAGRQRCIEEFSWAHVAEQTLEIYRKVCS
- a CDS encoding ABC transporter ATP-binding protein — protein: MPADIAPIEIRNLTKNFGAVRALDGLDLTVRQGEVHGFLGPNGAGKSTTIRILLGLVKADGGSVRLLGGDPWTDAVELHRQIAYVPGDVTLWPSLTGGETIDMLARMRGGIDDVRRRELIERFDLDPTKKSRTYSKGNRQKVSLISAFSSRASLLLLDEPSSGLDPLMENIFQQCVAEARDRGVTVLLSSHILAETEALCQTVTIIRAGQTIESGSLDSMRHLSRTSIKAEMIGDPGDLTRIKGVEDISVVGNTLRAQVDSNSLGELIRVLGDAGVRSLVSQPPTLEELFLRHYDTGRSDKKVSA
- a CDS encoding O-methyltransferase; this translates as MDGTDEETPGQAAPSRAESLSAHAEGSISEDAILAGARERSVDIGARAVTPAVGALLSLLTKLSGGKAVAEVGTGAGVSGLWLLSGMSDDGVLTTIDIEPEYLRLAKQAFSEAGIGPSRTRLISGRAQEVLTRLADESYDLVFVDADAIDQPDYVVEGVRLLRSGGIIVVHGSALGGRAGDPAARDAEVVAVREAARLIAEDERLTPALVPLGDGVLAAVRD
- a CDS encoding S1C family serine protease; translated protein: MTSDQGNDGGDNGANRLAPRPISRPPVDPASRQAFGRPDGLQGSFVAERVRPSKYREEGEFSPHDQRRDPVLQEAFSKPVGGTETLQRHPVDASALAAEQNGFDEDESDDPWRDPGAAAALGTPAVAQTAAHTPSGYGGKLGVRDVLFGKKVSYLALAVLFVIALAIGAVGGLIGNKTAEVVEAFTTSKVTLSTNNNTEEPAGRFAKVAAATANSVVTIESKSEQEGMQGSGVVIDGRGYIVTNNHVISEAANNPSQFKTTVVFNDGKEVPANLVGRDPKTDLAVLKVDNVDNLSVARLGDSDKVRVGDEVIAAGAPLGLRSTVTHGIISALHRPVPLSGEGSDTDTVIDALQTDASINHGNSGGPLIDMDSQVIGIDTAGKSLSDSASGLGFAIPVNEVKSVAQTLIKDGKIVHPTLGVSTRSVSNSIAAGAQVANVKAGSPAQKGGILENDVIVKVGTRKVADADEFVVAVRQLTIGQDAPIEVVRDGRNVTLTVKPDPDNG
- the rseA gene encoding anti-sigma E factor RseA → MADRGHVFRRAFSWLPAQFASQSDAPVGAPRQFGSTEHLSVEAIAAFVDGELRMNAHLRAAHHLSLCPQCAAEVDDQGRARAALRDSHPIRIPSTLLGMLSEIPHYPPDDTPSQAADRFADRDVRDQRKRR
- a CDS encoding TetR/AcrR family transcriptional regulator, whose amino-acid sequence is MRSADLTAAARIRDAAIEQFAQHGFAVGLRTIAEAAGVSAALVIHHFGSKEGLRKACDDYVAEEIHDSKSEALTSNDPASWLAQMAEIESYAALTGYVVRSLQTGGELAMMLWQRMIDNAEDYFADGVRAGTIKPSRDPHARAKFLAITSGGGLLLYIQMHPTPTDLRAVLRDYARDMVLPALEIYTDGLMADRTMYDAFLAAEDQGGSHAS
- the sigE gene encoding RNA polymerase sigma factor SigE yields the protein MERGGRWAGNTDWQLRVAAEDELPSLGRANYSEDSINTTLLSPSTMPHAQECPDDEWVEPAEGLQGTAVFDATGDKTTMPSWDDLVRQHADRVYRLAYRLSGNQQDAEDLTQETFIRVFRSVQNYQPGTFEGWLHRITTNLFLDMVRRRARIRMEALPEDYDRVPADEPNPEEIYHDAHLGPDLQAALDSLPPEFRAAVVLCDIEGLSYEEIGATLGVKLGTVRSRIHRGRQALRDYLAAHSEPETHAKSA